One region of Corvus moneduloides isolate bCorMon1 chromosome 1, bCorMon1.pri, whole genome shotgun sequence genomic DNA includes:
- the WDYHV1 gene encoding protein N-terminal glutamine amidohydrolase isoform X4 codes for MARPEAAYEAAVPPRPACTYTSCYCEENVWKLCDYIRSQDRYPLEEFYAVFISNDRRMDYHVILLHVSSGEQNFIYDLDTVLPFPCPFDVYSVEAFRSDDSLRPEFHRNIRMIQADLYLKTFASDRSHMKDVNGKWQKPPPPYPCIETADSKMNLDDFISMNPEVGWGSVFSLSDFVHQFGSQTDYSYSLEGQ; via the exons ATGGCGCGGCCCGAGGCCGCCTATGAGGCGGCGgtgccgccccgccccgcctgCACCTACACCAGCTGCTACTG cGAAGAAAATGTTTGGAAGCTTTGTGACTACATCAGGAGTCAGGATCGGTACCCTTTAGAAGAATTTTATGCTGTTTTCATATCCAATGATAGGAGGATG GACTACCATGTTATTCTACTTCATGTTTCCAGCGGGGAGCAGAACTTCATTTATGATCTTGACACAGTGTTGCCGTTTCCATGTCCTTTTGATGTGTACAGTGTGGAGGCCTTTAGGTCGGATGACAGCCTTCGTCCAGAGTTTCACAG aaacatCAGAATGATTCAAGCAGATTTGTACTTGAAAACATTTGCTTCAGACAGATCTCATATGAAGGATGTAAATGGAAAATGGCAGAAACCTCCTCCTCCATACCCTTGCATTGAAACTGCAG ATTCCAAGATGAACTTGGATGATTTCATCAGTATGAATCCTGAAGTGGGATGGGGCTCAGTGTTCTCCCTTTCAGACTTTGTGCATCAATTTGGCAGTCAAACTGATTACAGCTATTCCTTGGAAGGACAGTGA
- the WDYHV1 gene encoding protein N-terminal glutamine amidohydrolase isoform X6, with amino-acid sequence MGCDQSQLWRGSGLQTAAQCRFHSGSRNLDMEMSLLSGFQSCYRKLSYSCGPPELFTGFSVVCWFFKCFWQLNTRHSNSQTVLLQQDYHVILLHVSSGEQNFIYDLDTVLPFPCPFDVYSVEAFRSDDSLRPEFHRNIRMIQADLYLKTFASDRSHMKDVNGKWQKPPPPYPCIETAG; translated from the exons ATGGGATGTGATCAGAGTCAGCTATGGAGAGGCTCGGGCCTTCAGACCGCAGCCCAGTGTAG ATTCCACTCTGGAAGCAGAAATCTGGACATGGAGATGAGCCTGTTGTCTGG cttccaGAGCTGCTACAGGAAATTGTCTTACTCCTGTGGTCCTCCTGAGCTGTTCACTGGTTTTTCAGTGGTGTGCTGGTTTTTCAAGTGCTTCTGGCAGCTGAACACTCGACACTCAAATTCACAGACCGTGTTACTGCAACAG GACTACCATGTTATTCTACTTCATGTTTCCAGCGGGGAGCAGAACTTCATTTATGATCTTGACACAGTGTTGCCGTTTCCATGTCCTTTTGATGTGTACAGTGTGGAGGCCTTTAGGTCGGATGACAGCCTTCGTCCAGAGTTTCACAG aaacatCAGAATGATTCAAGCAGATTTGTACTTGAAAACATTTGCTTCAGACAGATCTCATATGAAGGATGTAAATGGAAAATGGCAGAAACCTCCTCCTCCATACCCTTGCATTGAAACTGCAG GTTGA
- the WDYHV1 gene encoding protein N-terminal glutamine amidohydrolase isoform X2, which produces MARPEAAYEAAVPPRPACTYTSCYCEENVWKLCDYIRSQDRYPLEEFYAVFISNDRRMIPLWKQKSGHGDEPVVWDYHVILLHVSSGEQNFIYDLDTVLPFPCPFDVYSVEAFRSDDSLRPEFHRNIRMIQADLYLKTFASDRSHMKDVNGKWQKPPPPYPCIETADSKMNLDDFISMNPEVGWGSVFSLSDFVHQFGSQTDYSYSLEGQ; this is translated from the exons ATGGCGCGGCCCGAGGCCGCCTATGAGGCGGCGgtgccgccccgccccgcctgCACCTACACCAGCTGCTACTG cGAAGAAAATGTTTGGAAGCTTTGTGACTACATCAGGAGTCAGGATCGGTACCCTTTAGAAGAATTTTATGCTGTTTTCATATCCAATGATAGGAGGATG ATTCCACTCTGGAAGCAGAAATCTGGACATGGAGATGAGCCTGTTGTCTGG GACTACCATGTTATTCTACTTCATGTTTCCAGCGGGGAGCAGAACTTCATTTATGATCTTGACACAGTGTTGCCGTTTCCATGTCCTTTTGATGTGTACAGTGTGGAGGCCTTTAGGTCGGATGACAGCCTTCGTCCAGAGTTTCACAG aaacatCAGAATGATTCAAGCAGATTTGTACTTGAAAACATTTGCTTCAGACAGATCTCATATGAAGGATGTAAATGGAAAATGGCAGAAACCTCCTCCTCCATACCCTTGCATTGAAACTGCAG ATTCCAAGATGAACTTGGATGATTTCATCAGTATGAATCCTGAAGTGGGATGGGGCTCAGTGTTCTCCCTTTCAGACTTTGTGCATCAATTTGGCAGTCAAACTGATTACAGCTATTCCTTGGAAGGACAGTGA
- the WDYHV1 gene encoding protein N-terminal glutamine amidohydrolase isoform X3 has translation MIGGCFQSCYRKLSYSCGPPELFTGFSVVCWFFKCFWQLNTRHSNSQTVLLQQDYHVILLHVSSGEQNFIYDLDTVLPFPCPFDVYSVEAFRSDDSLRPEFHRNIRMIQADLYLKTFASDRSHMKDVNGKWQKPPPPYPCIETADSKMNLDDFISMNPEVGWGSVFSLSDFVHQFGSQTDYSYSLEGQ, from the exons ATGATAGGAGGATG cttccaGAGCTGCTACAGGAAATTGTCTTACTCCTGTGGTCCTCCTGAGCTGTTCACTGGTTTTTCAGTGGTGTGCTGGTTTTTCAAGTGCTTCTGGCAGCTGAACACTCGACACTCAAATTCACAGACCGTGTTACTGCAACAG GACTACCATGTTATTCTACTTCATGTTTCCAGCGGGGAGCAGAACTTCATTTATGATCTTGACACAGTGTTGCCGTTTCCATGTCCTTTTGATGTGTACAGTGTGGAGGCCTTTAGGTCGGATGACAGCCTTCGTCCAGAGTTTCACAG aaacatCAGAATGATTCAAGCAGATTTGTACTTGAAAACATTTGCTTCAGACAGATCTCATATGAAGGATGTAAATGGAAAATGGCAGAAACCTCCTCCTCCATACCCTTGCATTGAAACTGCAG ATTCCAAGATGAACTTGGATGATTTCATCAGTATGAATCCTGAAGTGGGATGGGGCTCAGTGTTCTCCCTTTCAGACTTTGTGCATCAATTTGGCAGTCAAACTGATTACAGCTATTCCTTGGAAGGACAGTGA
- the WDYHV1 gene encoding protein N-terminal glutamine amidohydrolase isoform X1 has product MGCDQSQLWRGSGLQTAAQCRFHSGSRNLDMEMSLLSGFQSCYRKLSYSCGPPELFTGFSVVCWFFKCFWQLNTRHSNSQTVLLQQDYHVILLHVSSGEQNFIYDLDTVLPFPCPFDVYSVEAFRSDDSLRPEFHRNIRMIQADLYLKTFASDRSHMKDVNGKWQKPPPPYPCIETADSKMNLDDFISMNPEVGWGSVFSLSDFVHQFGSQTDYSYSLEGQ; this is encoded by the exons ATGGGATGTGATCAGAGTCAGCTATGGAGAGGCTCGGGCCTTCAGACCGCAGCCCAGTGTAG ATTCCACTCTGGAAGCAGAAATCTGGACATGGAGATGAGCCTGTTGTCTGG cttccaGAGCTGCTACAGGAAATTGTCTTACTCCTGTGGTCCTCCTGAGCTGTTCACTGGTTTTTCAGTGGTGTGCTGGTTTTTCAAGTGCTTCTGGCAGCTGAACACTCGACACTCAAATTCACAGACCGTGTTACTGCAACAG GACTACCATGTTATTCTACTTCATGTTTCCAGCGGGGAGCAGAACTTCATTTATGATCTTGACACAGTGTTGCCGTTTCCATGTCCTTTTGATGTGTACAGTGTGGAGGCCTTTAGGTCGGATGACAGCCTTCGTCCAGAGTTTCACAG aaacatCAGAATGATTCAAGCAGATTTGTACTTGAAAACATTTGCTTCAGACAGATCTCATATGAAGGATGTAAATGGAAAATGGCAGAAACCTCCTCCTCCATACCCTTGCATTGAAACTGCAG ATTCCAAGATGAACTTGGATGATTTCATCAGTATGAATCCTGAAGTGGGATGGGGCTCAGTGTTCTCCCTTTCAGACTTTGTGCATCAATTTGGCAGTCAAACTGATTACAGCTATTCCTTGGAAGGACAGTGA
- the WDYHV1 gene encoding protein N-terminal glutamine amidohydrolase isoform X5 yields MEMSLLSGFQSCYRKLSYSCGPPELFTGFSVVCWFFKCFWQLNTRHSNSQTVLLQQDYHVILLHVSSGEQNFIYDLDTVLPFPCPFDVYSVEAFRSDDSLRPEFHRNIRMIQADLYLKTFASDRSHMKDVNGKWQKPPPPYPCIETADSKMNLDDFISMNPEVGWGSVFSLSDFVHQFGSQTDYSYSLEGQ; encoded by the exons ATGGAGATGAGCCTGTTGTCTGG cttccaGAGCTGCTACAGGAAATTGTCTTACTCCTGTGGTCCTCCTGAGCTGTTCACTGGTTTTTCAGTGGTGTGCTGGTTTTTCAAGTGCTTCTGGCAGCTGAACACTCGACACTCAAATTCACAGACCGTGTTACTGCAACAG GACTACCATGTTATTCTACTTCATGTTTCCAGCGGGGAGCAGAACTTCATTTATGATCTTGACACAGTGTTGCCGTTTCCATGTCCTTTTGATGTGTACAGTGTGGAGGCCTTTAGGTCGGATGACAGCCTTCGTCCAGAGTTTCACAG aaacatCAGAATGATTCAAGCAGATTTGTACTTGAAAACATTTGCTTCAGACAGATCTCATATGAAGGATGTAAATGGAAAATGGCAGAAACCTCCTCCTCCATACCCTTGCATTGAAACTGCAG ATTCCAAGATGAACTTGGATGATTTCATCAGTATGAATCCTGAAGTGGGATGGGGCTCAGTGTTCTCCCTTTCAGACTTTGTGCATCAATTTGGCAGTCAAACTGATTACAGCTATTCCTTGGAAGGACAGTGA